The following are encoded in a window of Acinonyx jubatus isolate Ajub_Pintada_27869175 chromosome D4, VMU_Ajub_asm_v1.0, whole genome shotgun sequence genomic DNA:
- the LOC128312031 gene encoding uncharacterized protein LOC128312031, whose translation MSGQMPRAPNTGLSSSSWQGTVSEGHSRGPRDLLPRRGRLLPLAGGKAGASASEPAVAAHPPADPVHPSRPNQPQLLPGSATHLCSMALCAFARGARDPAWGVTSWPPPATYARPFLQSPLRQGRLQFPLGLQQLQRSRHRNGARPASQSKQRDAELPEYEPTTGKPLIRRQADRHPDAHLHPGDEHGACGRLENATRHQDKTHSPEEAPSRAHREGYRERPEDKRGLPRKSQSPVCAWNLLPGAPLLPPPRGKQPSCSSTHESPDSTWSDRTMADHRATKRDASDTCYDTGAPLRDASSADEDVTRGDRTGHRRPTPYVGPHSRRAFQTEKATHDKWICGHRGRGPGWER comes from the coding sequence ATGAGCGGGCAGATGCCGAGGGCCCCGAACACGGGGCTGAGCTCCTCCTCCTGGCAGGGGACCGTGTCTGAAGGCCACAGCCGCGGTCCCCGGGACCTCCTGCCCAGGCGTGGCCGTCTGCTCCCGCTCGCTGGAGGGAAGGCGGGCGCGTCTGCTTCCGAGCCCGCGGTCGCGGCACACCCGCCCGCCGATCCTGTTCATCCTTCGAGACCCAACCAACCTCAGCTCCTCCCGGGCAGCGCCACGCATCTGTGCTCCATGGCCCTGTGCGCGTTTGCTCGCGGCGCTCGGGACCCTGCCTGGGGAGTGACTTCCTGGCCTCCACCCGCCACGTACGCCCGCCCCTTTTTACAAAGTCCTCTGAGGCAGGGGCGGCTTCAATTTCCCTTGGGTCTCCAGCAGCTACAGAGATCCCGGCATCGCAACGGCGCCCGGCCGGCGTCTCAGAGCAAACAGAGAGACGCTGAGCTTCCGGAGTACGAGCCAACGACAGGAAAGCCGCTAATCCGCCGACAAGCAGACAGGCACCCGGACGCCCACCTCCACCCGGGGGATGAACACGGGGCCTGCGGGCGTTTGGAAAACGCCACACGTCATCAGGACAAAACCCACAGCCCAGAGGAGGCACCCTCACGTGCCCACCGCGAAGGCTACCGAGAAAGACCCGAGGACAAGCGCGGGCTGCCGCGGAAAAGCCAGAGCCCTGTGTGCGCCTGGAACCTTCTCCCGGGAGCGCCGCTCTTACCACCCCCGCGTGGGAAACAACCCAGCTGCTCCTCCACGCACGAGAGCCCGGACAGCACGTGGTCCGACCGCACGATGGCAGACCACCGGGCCACGAAAAGGGATGCTTCGGACACGTGCTACGACACGGGCGCGCCTCTCCGGGACGCTTCCAGCGCGGACGAAGACGTCACGCGTGGCGACAGAACCGGCCACAGACGGCCCACGCCGTACGTAGGACCTCACTCACGCCGAGCATTCCAAACAGAGAAAGCCACGCACGACAAGTGGATTTGCGGCCACCGAGGCAGGGGGCCCGGGTGGGAGCGCTAG
- the LOC128312030 gene encoding endoplasmic reticulum mannosyl-oligosaccharide 1,2-alpha-mannosidase-like gives MYPPPPPAPHRDFISVTLSLGQSYDGSKSWRRRSCWRKWKQLSRLQRNVILFFLTFLLLCGLLSYISVADQWRAVDGRSAEERKVRPADPPVLPAPQKADANPENSPGLLPQKPQRHFRRGPPNLQIRAPDKDSKDRRQDDTRRRDEVVGDARQEESTQRTVVSWRGAVIEPEQGTEPPSRKAEGPPTKPSSQAPGIQNQPASPNERQRAVIDAFRHAWTGYRKFAWGHDELKPVSRSFSEWFGLGLTLIDALDTMWILGLKKEFEEARKWVSKKLRFQKDVDVNLFESTIRILGGLLSAYHLSGDDLFLRKAEDFGNRLLPAFQTPSRIPYSDVNIGTGAAHPPRWTSDSTVAEVTSIQLEFRELSRLTGSKKFQEAAEEVTRRVHSLSGKKDGLVPMFINTHSGLFTHMGVFTLGARADSYYEYLLKQWIQGGKKETQLLEDYLEAVEGIKRHLLRRSEPRKLTFVGELAHGRFSAKMDHLVCFLPGTLALGAHHGLPADHMELARALMDTCYQMNRQMETGLSPEIVHFNLYPQSDRKDVQVKPADRHNLLRPETVESLFYLHRLTGERKYQDWGWEILQSFNKYTRVPSGGYSSISNVQDPLNPQPRDKMESFFLGETLKYLYLLFSDDPALLSLDAYVFNTEAHPLPIWAPPRVG, from the exons ATGtatccgccgccgccgccggcgccACATCGGGACTTCATCTCGGTGACGCTGAGCCTTGGCCAGAGCTACGACGGCAGCAAAAGCTGGCGGCGGCGCTCGTGCTGGAGG AAATGGAAGCAGCTGTCGAGATTACAGCGCAACGTGATCCTTTTCTTCCTCACGTTTCTCCTGCTCTGCGGGCTCCTGTCCTACATCAGCGTGGCTGACCAGTGGAGAG CCGTGGATGGCAGGTCAGCGGAAGAGCGGAAGGTGAGACCAGCAGATCCGCCCGTCTTGCCGGCTCCTCAGAAGGCAGATGCTAATCCAGAAAACTCGCCGGGGCTTTTACCCCAG AAGCCTCAGAGGCATTTCCGACGGGGACCGCCCAACCTGCAGATTAGAGCCCCCGACAAAGACTCCAAGGACCGGAGGCAGGATGACACGAGGCGGAGGGACGAGGTGGTGGGCGACGCTCGTCAGGAAGAGAGCACACAGAGAACGGTGGTCAG CTGGAGGGGTGCAGTGATCGAGCCGGAGCAGGGCACCGAGCCCCCTTCGAGAAAGGCAGAGGGCCCCCCCACCAAGCCTTCCTCACAGGCCCCCGGGATTCAGAACCAACCAG cctccccgAACGAGCGTCAGAGGGCCGTGATAGACGCCTTCCGCCACGCGTGGACCGGCTACCGCAAGTTCGCCTGGGGCCACGACGAGCTGAAACCCGTGTCCAGGTCCTTCAGCGAGTGGTTTGGCCTGGGACTTACGCTGATTGACGCCCTGGACACCATGTGGATTTTGGGTCTGAAGAAAG AGTTTGAAGAAGCCCGCAAGTGGGTGTCTAAGAAGCTCCGGTTTCAGAAAGACGTGGACGTCAACCTGTTCGAGAGCACGATCCGGATCCTGGGCGGCCTTCTGAGCGCTTACCACCTGTCCGGGGACGACCTCTTCCTGAGGAAGGCC GAAGACTTTGGGAATCGGCTGCTGCCCGCGTTCCAGACGCCCTCCAGGATCCCATACTCGGACGTGAACATCGGCACCGGAGCCGCCCACCCGCCCCGCTGGACCTCGGACAGCACGGTGGCCGAGGTCACGAGCATTCAGCTGGAGTTCCGAGAGCTCTCCCGCCTCACGGGGAGTAAGAAGTTTCAG gaGGCCGCGGAGGAGGTGACGAGGCGTGTGCACTCCCTGTCGGGGAAGAAGGACGGGCTGGTGCCCATGTTCATCAACACGCACAGCGGCCTCTTCACTCACATGGGAGTGTTCACTCTGGGCGCCAGGGCCGACAGCTACTACGAGTACCTGTTGAAGCAGTGGATCCAGGGCGGAAAGAAGGAGACGCA GTTACTGGAAGACTACCTCGAAGCCGTCGAGGGAATCAAAAGGCACCTGCTGCGCAGGTCTGAGCCCAGGAAGCTCACCTTTGTGGGGGAGCTGGCCCACGGCCGCTTCAGCGCCAAGATG GACCACCTGGTGTGCTTCCTGCCAGGGACGCTGGCTCTGGGCGCCCACCACGGCCTGCCCGCCGACCACATGGAGCTGGCCCGGGCGCTCATGGACACCTGCTACCAGATGAACCGCCAGATGGAGACGGGGCTGAGCCCCGAAATCGTGCACTTCAACCTGTACCCCCAGAGCGACCGCAAGGACGTGCAGGTCAAG ccGGCCGACAGGCACAACTTGCTGCGGCCCGAGACGGTGGAGAGTCTGTTCTACCTGCACCGCCTCACGGGAGAGCGCAAGTACCAGGACTGGGGCTGGGAGATCCTGCAGAGCTTCAACAAGTACACGCGG GTCCCCTCGGGTGGTTATTCTTCCATCAGCAACGTCCAGGATCCCCTCAATCCCCAGCCCCGGGACAAGATGGAGAGCTTCTTTCTGGGGGAGACGCTCAAGTACCTGTACCTGCTCTTCTCCGACGACCCGGCCCTGCTCAGCCTGGACGCC